The Mycolicibacterium lutetiense genome window below encodes:
- a CDS encoding restriction endonuclease subunit S, which translates to MLDAAKNVGVPKPYLGNRAVQWGRIDVSVGGIVPMTRSDLQRYRLRDGDLLVCEGGDVGRGAIWRNELPECYYQKALHRLRAKRGYDARLMLAFLEYWSSIGAFSDFVTQTSIAHLPREKFVLMPLPLPLETEQRRIGDALQEADDLIAALERLIAKKQAIKQGMMQQLLTGRTRLPGFNGPLRSGVLGDIADVIMGQSPAGASYNRDGAGVPLINGPTEFTDRHPTVKQWTTDPVRFCEPEDILICVRGSSTGRMNTADRPYCIGRGIAAVRAKGRNDQNYIRYALDAVVTELLKLQSGSTFPSIDSRVIRGGRVRVPEPAEQHSIGEALWDVDEQLAALHVRLDKMRDIKAGMMQQLLTGRTRLLVEATS; encoded by the coding sequence ATGCTTGACGCAGCCAAGAATGTTGGCGTTCCGAAACCATATCTTGGAAATCGCGCGGTTCAGTGGGGACGGATCGATGTTTCAGTCGGTGGCATTGTTCCCATGACTCGTTCGGACCTTCAGCGCTATCGCTTGCGAGACGGTGACCTCCTGGTATGTGAAGGTGGCGACGTTGGGCGAGGGGCGATCTGGCGAAACGAGCTGCCCGAGTGCTACTACCAAAAGGCGCTTCATCGGCTGCGCGCGAAGAGAGGCTACGACGCGCGTCTGATGCTGGCCTTTCTGGAGTACTGGTCGTCAATTGGCGCCTTTTCTGATTTTGTGACTCAGACAAGCATCGCGCACCTTCCGCGCGAGAAGTTCGTTCTGATGCCGCTGCCGTTGCCTTTAGAAACGGAACAGCGTCGGATTGGTGATGCGCTCCAAGAAGCCGATGATCTGATCGCAGCCCTCGAACGCCTCATCGCCAAGAAGCAGGCGATCAAGCAGGGCATGATGCAGCAGCTCTTGACCGGTCGCACCCGCCTGCCGGGCTTCAACGGGCCACTGCGGAGCGGTGTTCTCGGCGACATAGCTGACGTCATAATGGGGCAGTCACCGGCAGGAGCCTCCTACAACCGTGATGGAGCTGGTGTGCCGCTCATCAACGGCCCCACTGAATTCACGGATCGGCATCCAACTGTTAAACAGTGGACCACTGATCCGGTTAGATTCTGCGAACCCGAAGACATTCTGATCTGCGTCCGCGGGAGTTCAACCGGACGCATGAACACCGCCGACCGGCCGTACTGCATCGGCCGAGGAATAGCGGCAGTCCGCGCGAAGGGCAGAAACGATCAGAATTACATCCGCTATGCGCTGGATGCAGTCGTCACGGAACTGCTGAAGCTCCAATCGGGATCAACATTTCCCAGTATTGACTCACGCGTTATCAGAGGTGGTCGTGTTCGCGTACCGGAGCCAGCCGAGCAACACAGCATCGGAGAGGCGCTCTGGGATGTGGACGAACAACTCGCCGCGCTTCACGTGCGTCTCGACAAGATGCGCGACATCAAGGCCGGCATGATGCAGCAGCTGCTAACAGGGCGCACGCGCCTACTTGTGGAGGCTACGTCATGA
- a CDS encoding M48 family metallopeptidase produces the protein MNTASAYLTVRGIDIDVVYKDIKNLHIGVYPPTGRVRVAAPRRLDDDQVRLAVIQRLPWIKRQRAQLRSTDRQSEREMVTGESHYVWGVRRRLTVVERPGRALVEIDGDRLILYVPSDRNAEQRRTVLDTWYRMQLRAAIPALISTWESKLATQVPDWIIRRMRTKWGTCNRETRRLTFNVELAKKHPDCLEYIVVHEMMHYFERNHGNQFTKLMDEAMPDWRTRRDRLNDAPLADEKWG, from the coding sequence ATGAATACCGCTAGCGCCTACCTCACCGTCCGCGGCATCGACATCGACGTCGTCTACAAGGACATCAAGAACCTGCACATCGGTGTCTACCCACCGACGGGCCGCGTGCGTGTGGCCGCGCCGCGGCGGCTCGATGACGACCAGGTGCGTCTCGCTGTCATCCAACGGCTGCCGTGGATCAAGCGTCAACGTGCGCAGCTCCGTTCGACCGACCGGCAGTCAGAGCGCGAAATGGTTACGGGAGAATCCCACTACGTGTGGGGTGTGCGCCGCCGGCTCACGGTCGTTGAGCGGCCGGGCCGTGCCCTCGTGGAGATCGATGGTGATCGACTGATCCTGTATGTGCCGTCTGACCGTAACGCCGAGCAGCGCCGCACCGTGCTCGACACCTGGTACCGGATGCAGTTGCGCGCGGCGATCCCAGCTTTGATCTCGACCTGGGAGTCGAAGCTCGCCACGCAGGTACCGGACTGGATTATCCGTCGCATGCGAACCAAATGGGGAACCTGCAATCGCGAAACCCGGCGGCTGACGTTCAACGTCGAGCTCGCCAAGAAGCATCCGGACTGCTTGGAGTACATCGTCGTTCACGAGATGATGCATTACTTCGAGCGCAACCATGGCAACCAATTCACGAAGCTCATGGATGAGGCGATGCCCGACTGGCGAACCCGACGCGATCGACTCAACGACGCTCCGCTCGCCGATGAGAAGTGGGGGTAG
- a CDS encoding GIY-YIG nuclease family protein: MSAGKSVRLFLADGTPGGLLTAEIMNWTGHVVAAPRSDLAALLQRPEATRTGIYILLGDDPDSLGGQKAYIGEGDDVSKRLYQHARSEDQNGKDFWDRAIMLTSKDTNLTKAHARYLESRLITLALQASRAKLTNGTTPPPITLPEADVSDMEYFIEQAKIVLPVLGVNILRSPRTAPAVSTTDPANGRTNSPLFTMALPKVGVTATAQVIDGEFTVFERSEARASWTGVATHNYRRLREKLEQDGTLEPAPDGANMRFTRNHVFASPSAAAAVVAGRASNGRTKWIIQGTSTRYGQWETEGVDEAMSRGAGS, from the coding sequence ATGAGCGCTGGCAAGTCCGTTCGCCTGTTCCTGGCTGACGGCACACCAGGTGGCCTACTCACGGCTGAGATCATGAACTGGACCGGTCACGTTGTGGCGGCGCCGCGTTCGGACTTGGCGGCACTGTTGCAGCGTCCGGAGGCGACGCGCACCGGTATCTACATCCTGCTCGGTGATGATCCGGACAGCCTTGGCGGGCAGAAGGCCTATATCGGCGAAGGTGACGACGTCAGCAAGCGGCTGTATCAGCACGCCCGCTCGGAAGACCAGAACGGCAAAGACTTCTGGGATCGAGCCATCATGCTGACGAGCAAAGACACCAACCTGACGAAGGCACACGCCCGCTACCTGGAAAGTCGGCTGATAACCCTTGCCTTGCAGGCCAGTCGGGCGAAGCTCACCAACGGCACCACACCTCCACCGATCACCCTGCCGGAGGCGGACGTGTCGGACATGGAGTACTTCATCGAACAAGCCAAGATCGTGCTGCCGGTGCTCGGGGTGAATATTCTGCGGTCACCACGAACGGCTCCCGCTGTATCCACCACCGATCCGGCAAATGGACGCACCAACTCACCGCTGTTCACCATGGCTCTACCCAAGGTGGGTGTGACCGCCACTGCACAGGTGATCGACGGTGAGTTCACCGTGTTCGAGCGGTCTGAGGCGCGGGCTTCCTGGACTGGTGTGGCCACCCACAATTACCGGCGGCTGCGCGAAAAACTGGAGCAGGACGGCACTCTGGAACCGGCGCCTGACGGCGCGAACATGCGCTTTACCCGCAACCATGTCTTCGCTAGTCCGAGCGCTGCCGCAGCGGTGGTGGCGGGCCGCGCTTCGAACGGCCGCACGAAGTGGATCATCCAGGGCACATCTACTCGGTATGGGCAGTGGGAGACCGAAGGTGTGGACGAGGCGATGAGCCGGGGGGCCGGTTCGTGA
- a CDS encoding type I restriction endonuclease subunit R, which translates to MSDVGQPERRTQNRVVALFRDQLGYEYLGNWGHREHNTNVETDLLTQNLTARGYDDNLINRALDQLGKAASVGAGHDLYEANRDVYRLLRYGVKVKPGVGEQAETVWLIDWKNPDANHFVVVEEVTVAGHHTKRPDVVLYVNGLALATLELKRSKVAVSEGIRQTIGNQKPEFIRSFFSTVQFVFAGNDVEGLRYGVIDTQEKYWLEWKEPSDVGDPLDRALLQMCNKYSLLELIHNFIVFDAGIKKGPRHNQYFGVKAAQGRISKREGGIIWHTQGSGKSLTMVWLAKWIRENEPDARVLLITDRTELDDQIEKVFNGVNEQIYRTTSGADLISTLNASEEWLICSLVHKFRAADNDNEDDAATAEFIKELQATVPQDFKAKGNIFVFVDEAHRTQSGKMHTAMNALLPEAMFIGFTGTPLLKADKATSIETFGTFIHTYKFDEAVTDGVVLDLQYEARNIDQDLMSPHQVDKWFEVKTKGMTDLSKAELKKRWGTMQKVVSSEPRAKQIVNDILLDMETKPRLMDGHGNAMLVGSSIYQACKFYELFCNAGFKGKCAIVTSYTPNASDIAKEDSGEGKTEKIRQYDIYRKMLADYFDEPEDTAMGKVEEFEKAVKRQFIENPGQMRLLIVVDKLLTGFDAPSATYLYIDKKMRDHGLFQAICRVNRLDGDDKDYGYIVDYQDLFNSLEDAITDYTSGALDGYEKKDIEGLLSDRIEKARDDLDEALERIRALVEPVAQPKSTLLYQQYFCALEQGNAIQLKANEPKRVELYKAVAAVTRAYANLANDMTTAGYSAAEAEAIKSEIAHYVNVRAEVKLGAGEDVDFKQYEAGMRFLLDTYIHAGASEVVSNFEDSGLIDLIVKLGAGAIDKLPTGIKKDPEAVAETITNNMRKVIIDEHAMNPKYYDKMSELLDAIIEQRRQQAIDYREFLAKLLDAAKKLGSKESDTKYPDWADNGARRALIDFGWPDPTMPIRVDTAILTSKPHDWVGNTMKEKVVKRAISRTLPDDFDRLDELFELVKARNEYR; encoded by the coding sequence GTGAGTGACGTCGGCCAGCCTGAACGCAGGACCCAGAACCGCGTCGTCGCGCTGTTTCGCGACCAGCTCGGTTACGAGTATCTCGGCAATTGGGGGCACCGCGAGCACAACACAAACGTTGAAACCGATCTGCTCACCCAAAACCTCACGGCGCGCGGCTACGACGATAACCTGATCAACCGTGCGCTCGACCAGCTCGGCAAAGCTGCCTCGGTCGGCGCCGGTCACGACCTGTATGAAGCGAACAGGGACGTCTACAGGCTGCTGCGCTACGGCGTGAAGGTCAAGCCTGGCGTGGGCGAGCAGGCCGAGACGGTCTGGCTGATCGACTGGAAGAACCCCGACGCCAACCACTTCGTTGTCGTGGAGGAAGTCACCGTCGCCGGCCACCACACCAAGCGCCCCGACGTGGTGCTGTACGTCAACGGCCTGGCGCTCGCCACGCTGGAACTCAAGCGTTCCAAAGTCGCTGTGTCCGAGGGTATCCGGCAGACGATCGGTAACCAGAAGCCGGAGTTCATCCGGTCGTTCTTTTCGACGGTGCAGTTCGTCTTCGCCGGCAACGACGTCGAAGGGTTGCGCTACGGCGTCATCGACACGCAGGAGAAGTACTGGCTGGAGTGGAAAGAGCCGTCCGATGTCGGTGACCCACTCGACCGGGCACTGCTTCAAATGTGCAACAAGTACAGTCTGCTGGAGTTGATCCATAACTTCATCGTCTTCGATGCGGGCATCAAGAAGGGTCCGCGCCACAACCAATACTTCGGCGTCAAAGCCGCCCAAGGCCGCATCTCGAAACGCGAGGGTGGCATCATCTGGCACACCCAGGGTTCGGGCAAGAGCTTGACGATGGTGTGGCTGGCCAAGTGGATTCGCGAGAACGAACCGGATGCGCGGGTGCTGCTGATCACCGACCGCACCGAACTCGACGACCAGATCGAGAAGGTCTTCAACGGTGTCAACGAGCAGATCTACCGCACCACGAGCGGCGCCGACCTGATCAGCACACTCAACGCCAGCGAGGAGTGGCTGATCTGCTCGCTCGTGCACAAGTTCCGCGCCGCCGACAACGACAACGAGGACGACGCGGCGACCGCCGAGTTCATCAAAGAGCTGCAGGCAACCGTCCCGCAGGATTTCAAAGCCAAAGGCAACATCTTCGTCTTCGTCGACGAAGCCCACCGCACCCAGTCTGGCAAGATGCACACCGCCATGAACGCACTGCTGCCCGAGGCAATGTTCATCGGCTTCACCGGCACCCCGCTGCTCAAGGCCGATAAGGCCACCAGCATCGAGACCTTCGGCACGTTCATCCACACCTACAAATTCGACGAAGCCGTCACCGACGGCGTCGTGCTCGACCTGCAATACGAGGCCCGCAACATCGACCAGGATCTGATGTCGCCTCATCAGGTCGACAAGTGGTTCGAGGTCAAGACCAAAGGCATGACCGATCTATCCAAGGCTGAGCTCAAAAAGCGTTGGGGCACCATGCAAAAGGTCGTCTCCAGTGAGCCACGCGCCAAGCAGATCGTCAACGACATCCTGCTCGACATGGAGACCAAGCCCCGCCTGATGGATGGGCACGGCAACGCCATGCTCGTCGGTTCATCCATCTACCAGGCCTGCAAGTTCTACGAGCTGTTCTGCAACGCCGGCTTCAAGGGCAAGTGCGCCATCGTCACCAGCTACACCCCCAACGCCAGCGACATAGCCAAAGAAGACTCCGGCGAAGGCAAGACCGAGAAGATCCGCCAGTACGACATCTACCGCAAGATGCTGGCCGACTACTTCGACGAGCCCGAAGACACCGCGATGGGCAAGGTCGAAGAGTTCGAGAAGGCCGTCAAGCGCCAGTTCATCGAGAACCCCGGCCAGATGCGGCTGCTGATCGTGGTCGACAAACTGCTCACCGGCTTCGACGCACCCAGCGCCACCTACCTCTACATCGACAAGAAGATGCGCGACCACGGCCTCTTCCAAGCCATCTGCCGCGTCAACCGCCTCGACGGCGACGACAAAGACTACGGCTACATCGTCGACTACCAGGACCTGTTCAACTCGCTCGAAGACGCGATCACCGACTACACCTCCGGTGCACTGGACGGCTACGAGAAGAAAGACATCGAGGGACTGCTCTCCGATCGCATTGAGAAGGCCCGCGACGACCTTGACGAAGCCCTTGAACGTATCCGCGCCCTGGTCGAACCCGTTGCGCAGCCTAAGAGCACGCTGCTTTACCAGCAGTACTTCTGCGCCCTGGAGCAGGGCAACGCCATTCAGCTCAAGGCCAACGAACCCAAGCGCGTTGAACTGTACAAAGCTGTTGCCGCCGTCACCCGCGCCTACGCCAACCTCGCCAACGACATGACCACCGCCGGGTACAGCGCGGCCGAGGCCGAGGCGATCAAATCCGAGATCGCGCACTACGTCAACGTGCGCGCTGAGGTGAAGCTCGGTGCGGGCGAGGACGTCGATTTCAAGCAGTACGAGGCAGGGATGCGGTTCCTGCTCGACACCTACATCCACGCCGGCGCCTCCGAAGTCGTCTCCAATTTCGAGGACTCGGGCCTGATCGATCTGATCGTGAAGCTCGGTGCGGGGGCAATCGACAAGCTACCGACCGGGATCAAGAAGGACCCCGAGGCGGTCGCCGAGACGATCACCAACAACATGCGCAAGGTGATCATCGACGAGCACGCGATGAACCCGAAGTACTACGACAAGATGAGTGAGCTGCTCGACGCCATTATTGAACAGCGCCGCCAGCAGGCCATTGACTACCGGGAGTTCCTGGCCAAGTTGCTCGACGCCGCCAAGAAGCTCGGCAGTAAGGAATCCGATACCAAATACCCAGACTGGGCCGACAACGGCGCACGCCGCGCTCTGATCGACTTCGGATGGCCCGACCCTACGATGCCCATCCGGGTCGACACCGCGATCCTGACGAGCAAGCCGCATGACTGGGTTGGCAACACGATGAAGGAGAAGGTCGTCAAGAGAGCGATCAGCCGCACACTTCCTGACGATTTTGACCGGCTCGATGAACTGTTTGAACTGGTGAAGGCACGCAATGAATACCGCTAG